One window of Alkaliphilus metalliredigens QYMF genomic DNA carries:
- a CDS encoding phage integrase SAM-like domain-containing protein gives MKNKNGLKQIIMTKRSDLTYKELEEDYIKECRVNNLSEYTIDFYVISGRTFGKFVDVNGLKVAGIKRDLIDDYILHLKDTGVKDITINTYIHGISPIIKHGMVLGIIEKFGFKDIKTTEQIKEVYTDEEPVYSNCQNYR, from the coding sequence ATGAAGAATAAAAATGGACTAAAACAGATTATTATGACAAAAAGAAGTGATTTAACTTACAAAGAATTAGAGGAAGACTATATTAAGGAGTGTAGGGTTAATAATCTTTCGGAGTACACTATTGATTTTTATGTTATTAGTGGAAGAACTTTTGGAAAGTTTGTTGATGTTAATGGATTGAAAGTAGCGGGAATTAAAAGAGATTTAATAGATGACTATATCTTACATCTAAAGGATACAGGAGTTAAAGATATTACAATCAATACTTATATTCATGGCATTTCACCTATAATAAAACACGGAATGGTATTAGGGATCATAGAAAAATTCGGTTTTAAGGATATTAAGACTACAGAACAAATTAAAGAAGTGTATACAGATGAGGAACCGGTGTATAGCAATTGTCAAAATTATAGGTAG
- a CDS encoding Csac_0668 family 2Fe-2S cluster-binding (seleno)protein, whose amino-acid sequence MDSTGLVEEKKLCRNCNEEGTKVKTITVKHMVIGSLLPTVTDADYYLCTNGKCDIAYYSSESDLQIKKEQVKVPIWFKEDANPKYICYCNRVTEAHIINAVRNEGAKNMKDIIKLTSAMKNGKCEVNHPTGKCCSPIIQEVINNALGI is encoded by the coding sequence ATGGATTCTACTGGTCTAGTAGAAGAAAAAAAGTTATGTCGTAATTGTAACGAAGAAGGAACGAAAGTAAAAACGATTACAGTAAAGCATATGGTTATCGGTAGCTTGCTTCCAACAGTAACAGATGCTGACTATTATTTATGTACTAATGGAAAATGCGACATTGCTTACTATAGTTCTGAATCAGACTTGCAGATAAAAAAGGAGCAAGTCAAAGTGCCCATTTGGTTTAAGGAAGATGCGAATCCTAAATATATTTGTTATTGTAATCGAGTAACGGAAGCGCATATCATTAATGCTGTAAGAAATGAAGGAGCTAAAAACATGAAGGATATTATTAAGCTAACTAGTGCTATGAAGAATGGGAAATGTGAAGTTAATCATCCCACAGGAAAATGCTGTAGTCCCATAATTCAGGAAGTAATAAATAACGCTTTGGGAATTTGA
- a CDS encoding potassium channel family protein encodes MGDIMEVRFKENKKLYKIYEYSMVSLALIVVSILIFELMFNLSESASRVLYLLDNAILGVFIVDYILRLIVSTNKKVFIKKNVLDLIAIMPFSSIFRAFRLARLVRLARLSKFNRLIRASVWLGRFKDKLLVFVKTNGLIYMIVVTMLMILVGATGIYLLGEMSFVDGIWWAFVTATTVGYGDISPVSLGGRVLAGVLMLVGIGFIGMLTGTIATYFLAGDKRVQKTYKDEMLDLVKDKLNNFEELTSDDIDDIHFVLKGLKNKS; translated from the coding sequence ATGGGTGATATTATGGAAGTTAGGTTTAAAGAGAATAAAAAACTGTATAAAATCTATGAGTATAGCATGGTGAGTTTAGCCTTAATTGTAGTTTCTATATTAATATTTGAGCTCATGTTTAATTTATCAGAATCAGCAAGTAGAGTGCTTTACCTACTGGATAATGCAATACTAGGAGTTTTCATAGTAGATTATATATTAAGATTGATAGTTTCAACAAACAAGAAAGTATTTATCAAGAAAAATGTATTAGATTTGATTGCTATAATGCCTTTTTCCTCTATATTTAGAGCTTTTAGATTAGCAAGGCTAGTAAGATTAGCGAGGTTATCTAAATTCAATAGATTGATAAGAGCAAGTGTTTGGCTAGGAAGATTCAAGGATAAACTCTTGGTTTTCGTTAAAACAAACGGTTTGATTTATATGATTGTGGTTACGATGCTTATGATATTAGTAGGTGCAACAGGTATATACTTATTAGGTGAAATGAGTTTTGTGGACGGAATTTGGTGGGCTTTTGTTACAGCCACAACAGTCGGTTATGGTGACATATCACCAGTGAGTTTAGGAGGACGGGTACTGGCAGGAGTATTAATGTTAGTTGGAATTGGTTTTATCGGAATGCTAACGGGAACAATTGCTACTTATTTTTTAGCTGGTGATAAAAGAGTCCAAAAAACATACAAAGATGAAATGCTAGATTTAGTTAAAGATAAATTGAATAATTTTGAAGAGCTAACATCCGATGATATTGATGATATTCATTTTGTGCTTAAAGGATTAAAGAATAAGAGTTGA
- a CDS encoding stalk domain-containing protein gives MKKSKKLILLVVTILLLSLAMTTSVFASDIKVTINNTYLNFEQPPVVEKGRTLVPLRAIFEALGAKVDWEDSTRTITGTKDSTVVRLQLGNSTATVNGTNITLQVPATSVNGRTVVPTRFIAESLGANVDWDGTTRTVIITTGENIKEPTPQPTPEPAPIYLGRININTASLQELQEIIHINEVRSKQLVELRPFTSINDLTKISGIADVRLKDIIEQGKAYVD, from the coding sequence GTGAAAAAGTCGAAAAAATTAATTCTTTTAGTCGTTACAATTTTATTATTAAGTCTTGCTATGACAACCAGTGTCTTTGCATCGGATATCAAAGTAACGATAAATAACACATATTTAAATTTTGAACAACCACCAGTTGTTGAAAAGGGGAGAACGTTAGTACCTTTAAGAGCAATATTTGAAGCACTAGGTGCTAAAGTAGATTGGGAGGACTCCACTAGGACTATAACTGGAACCAAAGATTCTACTGTCGTAAGGCTACAACTAGGAAATAGCACTGCCACTGTAAATGGTACGAACATAACCCTACAAGTTCCTGCTACCTCAGTTAATGGACGTACTGTCGTTCCTACACGTTTTATTGCTGAAAGCTTAGGAGCTAATGTTGATTGGGACGGAACAACAAGAACTGTAATTATTACGACTGGTGAGAATATAAAAGAACCAACGCCACAACCAACACCTGAACCAGCACCAATATATTTAGGGCGGATTAATATCAATACTGCAAGTCTACAAGAATTACAAGAAATAATTCATATTAATGAAGTGAGGTCAAAGCAATTAGTAGAGTTAAGGCCATTTACTTCAATTAATGATTTAACTAAAATAAGTGGTATTGCTGATGTTAGACTTAAAGATATTATTGAACAAGGGAAAGCTTATGTTGACTAA
- a CDS encoding 5-(carboxyamino)imidazole ribonucleotide synthase yields the protein MLENDINHIKIGIIGGGQLGKMMILEGQKMGLQFIILDPDSHCPAAPIADEQIVADFYDQEKIEALAESCHILTYEFEHIDADVLISLQEKGYMIEPAPQILKVIQDKYEQKKRLRDNDIPVGDFKKVYSIGDIYEAIEDFQLPILLKSCRGGYDGKGNYLINDLDEVELAYKSLGNGQADLMVEAFVPFEKEISAIVARGINGEIKVFPMAENIHVDNILNTTIFPAQISQRAEDQAKEVAMKTMEMLKGVGVFCVEMFIDKDERVLVNEIAPRTHNSGHFTIEACVTSQFAQQLRCLLGLPLGDVGLLSSGVMVNLLGENKQRGPAKMIGVAEVLKIPGVFLHYYGKTETSPQRKMGHVTILGSSIDEAMEKAVDVRKLLRVVSQDKND from the coding sequence ATGCTAGAAAATGACATTAATCACATTAAAATAGGGATAATCGGTGGTGGTCAGCTAGGAAAAATGATGATCCTAGAGGGGCAAAAAATGGGTCTACAGTTTATTATATTAGATCCGGACTCTCATTGCCCAGCGGCCCCCATTGCAGATGAACAGATTGTTGCAGACTTCTATGATCAGGAGAAGATTGAAGCCTTAGCAGAGAGTTGTCATATATTGACCTATGAGTTTGAACATATCGATGCCGATGTATTGATCTCCCTCCAGGAGAAGGGTTATATGATTGAACCGGCTCCCCAAATTTTAAAGGTCATTCAGGACAAATATGAGCAAAAAAAACGACTAAGGGACAATGACATTCCTGTAGGAGATTTCAAAAAAGTGTATAGCATAGGGGACATTTACGAAGCCATTGAGGATTTCCAGCTACCAATCCTATTGAAAAGCTGTCGAGGTGGATATGATGGGAAGGGAAACTACTTGATCAATGATCTGGATGAAGTGGAATTGGCATATAAAAGCCTAGGTAATGGACAAGCTGATCTAATGGTGGAAGCCTTTGTTCCCTTTGAGAAAGAGATTTCGGCCATTGTGGCTAGGGGCATAAATGGGGAAATAAAGGTATTCCCAATGGCGGAGAACATTCATGTAGACAACATTTTGAATACAACCATATTTCCGGCTCAGATTAGTCAAAGGGCAGAAGACCAAGCTAAAGAAGTGGCTATGAAGACCATGGAAATGCTAAAAGGTGTAGGGGTATTTTGTGTCGAAATGTTTATAGACAAAGACGAACGTGTTTTAGTCAATGAAATTGCGCCACGGACTCATAACTCTGGACATTTCACCATAGAAGCCTGCGTCACCTCTCAATTTGCTCAACAGTTACGTTGTCTTTTAGGACTTCCCTTAGGGGATGTGGGACTACTGAGCTCAGGTGTTATGGTTAATCTACTAGGAGAAAACAAACAAAGGGGCCCAGCTAAAATGATTGGGGTAGCTGAAGTATTGAAAATCCCTGGGGTGTTTCTACACTATTATGGAAAGACAGAGACTTCTCCACAACGGAAAATGGGGCATGTAACCATATTGGGAAGTAGTATTGATGAGGCCATGGAAAAGGCAGTGGATGTGAGAAAGCTTTTGAGGGTGGTGTCTCAGGACAAGAATGATTAA
- the purE gene encoding 5-(carboxyamino)imidazole ribonucleotide mutase — MLDPVVSIIMGSDSDLHVMKEAAEILEYLEVSFECRIVSAHRTPHGMIEFAQEAEGREIQVIIAGAGGAAHLPGMVAALTTLPVIGVPVKSKSLNGVDSLHSIVQMPPGIPVATVAIDGAKNAGILAAQIIALQDENIRKNLKRYRVELEKMVQDKANRLEEVGYREYTL, encoded by the coding sequence ATGTTAGATCCAGTGGTGAGTATTATTATGGGAAGTGATTCTGACTTGCATGTGATGAAAGAGGCGGCTGAGATATTAGAATATCTTGAGGTTTCCTTTGAATGTCGTATCGTGTCTGCCCATAGAACCCCTCATGGAATGATTGAATTTGCACAGGAGGCAGAGGGACGAGAGATTCAAGTGATTATTGCAGGAGCAGGAGGGGCAGCCCATCTTCCGGGCATGGTGGCAGCGCTAACTACGTTACCAGTCATCGGTGTTCCTGTGAAAAGCAAGTCATTAAATGGTGTCGATTCCCTACATTCCATTGTACAGATGCCTCCTGGAATCCCCGTGGCCACAGTTGCCATCGACGGTGCAAAAAATGCAGGGATTTTGGCAGCACAAATTATTGCTTTACAGGATGAAAACATCAGGAAAAACTTAAAAAGATATAGAGTTGAACTAGAAAAAATGGTTCAAGACAAGGCAAATCGCCTAGAAGAAGTCGGTTATCGAGAGTATACTTTGTAA
- the purC gene encoding phosphoribosylaminoimidazolesuccinocarboxamide synthase, giving the protein MEQLEKLEMLYEGKAKKVYGTQNVDQVIVEYKDDATAFNGEKKGTIETKGIVNNQMSAIIFEMLTTMGIENHFVKLLSEREMLVKSVKILPVEVIIRNIAAGSMAKRLGIEEGHVLKSTVLEFCYKNDELGDPLINEYHIEALGFATKEEIESIKAMTFQINEILKEFFLTKDLKLVDFKLEFGLYKGMVILADEVSPDTCRLWDVHTNEKLDKDRFRRDLGNVKEAYEEILRRLK; this is encoded by the coding sequence ATGGAACAATTGGAAAAGTTAGAGATGCTTTATGAAGGAAAGGCAAAAAAAGTCTACGGAACACAAAATGTAGATCAAGTCATTGTTGAATATAAGGATGATGCAACAGCCTTTAATGGTGAAAAAAAGGGGACAATTGAAACAAAGGGTATTGTCAACAATCAAATGTCAGCCATTATTTTTGAAATGCTTACAACAATGGGAATTGAAAATCACTTTGTTAAGCTTTTAAGTGAACGAGAGATGCTTGTGAAGTCCGTCAAGATACTTCCAGTGGAGGTCATCATTAGAAACATTGCAGCAGGTTCCATGGCAAAAAGACTGGGTATTGAAGAAGGACATGTTTTAAAATCAACGGTGTTAGAGTTTTGCTATAAAAATGATGAGCTAGGAGATCCTTTGATCAACGAATATCACATCGAAGCATTGGGATTTGCAACTAAAGAAGAAATTGAAAGCATTAAAGCCATGACATTTCAGATAAATGAAATACTAAAGGAATTTTTCCTAACCAAGGACCTAAAGCTAGTGGATTTCAAGCTAGAGTTTGGATTATATAAAGGAATGGTTATTTTAGCAGATGAAGTGTCACCTGACACTTGTCGGCTATGGGATGTTCACACCAATGAGAAATTAGATAAGGATCGATTTAGAAGGGATTTAGGAAATGTCAAGGAAGCCTATGAGGAAATACTAAGAAGATTAAAATAA
- the purS gene encoding phosphoribosylformylglycinamidine synthase subunit PurS, producing the protein MKVNIFVTLKDSIADPQGNAIHGALKQLDYKNVEDVRIGKLIEVVLGDISKEEAEKQLQEMCKKLLTNPVIENYRYEWVD; encoded by the coding sequence ATGAAGGTAAATATATTTGTGACTTTGAAGGATAGTATTGCAGATCCACAGGGGAATGCCATCCATGGTGCCTTAAAGCAACTGGATTATAAGAATGTGGAGGATGTTCGAATCGGAAAGTTAATTGAAGTGGTCTTAGGAGATATTTCTAAGGAGGAGGCTGAAAAGCAGCTTCAAGAGATGTGTAAGAAGTTATTAACCAATCCAGTAATTGAAAATTATCGATATGAATGGGTAGACTAA